CGTTCGGCACGCGGCTGGGGGAGTCGTTCGACCGGTTCGGCCGGCTGTGCGTGGGCATCGACCCGCACGCGGGCCTGCTCGACGCCTGGGGACTCCCCGCATCGGGCGCGGGCGTGCGCGAGTTCGGCCTGCGCGTCGTCGACGCGATGGCCGGGCGGGTCGGCATCTGCAAGCCCCAGGTGGCGTTCTTCGAGCGGTTCGGCTCGGCGGGCATCGCCGCGCTCGAGCGCGTGCTCGCCGAGGCGCGGGGTGCGGGCATCCTCGTCATCGCCGACGCCAAGCGCGGTGACATCGACTCGACCATGGACGCCTACGCGCGCGCCTGGCTCGAGCCCGGGTCCCCGCTCGAGGCCGACGCGCTCACGGTGAACCCGTACCAGGGCCTCGGCAACCTCGCCCCGACGCACCGGCTCGCCGAGCAGCACGAGAAGGGGCTGTTCGTGCTCGCCGCGACCTCGAACCCCGAGGCGGCCGCGATCCAGCGGTCGGTGCTCCAGCAGGGCAGCCGCGAGGGCTCGACCGTGGCCGCGGCGATCTGCTCGGGCGTCGCCGCGTGGAACGCCGAGGAGGCGGATGCGGGCGAGCAGCCGTTCGGCTCGACCGGCGTGGTGATCGGGGCGACCGTCGACCTGCGGGCCGCGGGCATCGATCCCGACGCGGCATCGACCCCGCGCACCCCGGTGCTCGCGCCCGGGTTCGGGCACCAGGGCGCCGAGCTGGCCGACCTGCAGGACACCTTCGGTGCGTGGACGGCGGGCGTGATCGCGAACGAGTCGCGCTCGATCCTGGCGGCGGGCCCCGACGGCATCCGCGACGCGATCGCGCGCCGCGTCGAGGCGACGGCGGTGTCCCGTGGCTGAGCCCGTGCGCAGCGGTCCGCCCGCGCCGCCCGAGGTCGACCGCGTCGCCGCGTCGCGTGCGGCCGTCGCCGCCCGCCGGGCGCGTGCGGCGGTGAAGGCGTCGATCGCCGACGGCGGCCGCAGCCCGCTCGACGTGATCCGCGTCGCCTTCGAGGACGCGTCGACGCCCGAGGCCACGCTGCGCGTCACGGAGTTCCTCACCTCGGTGCCCGCGATCGGCGAGACCAAGCGGGTCCGCATCATGCGCGACCTCGGCATCGCCGACGCGAAGCGCCTCGGTGGCCTCGGCCGCCGCCAGCGACTCGCGCTGCGGGCATTCCTCGCCGAGTGGATCGCCGCGCACGGCGGCATCGGCAACCGGCTCGTCGTGCTCGCCGGGCCGACGGCGGTCGGCAAGGGCACGGTGGCGTCCTACATCCGCCGCAACCACCCCGACGTCATGCTGTCGGTGTCCGCCACCACGCGTGCGCCACGGCCCGGCGAGGTCGAGGGGCAGAGCTACTACTTCGTCGACGACGCCGAGTTCGACCGGCTGGTGGCCGAGGACGAACTGCTCGAGTGGGCCGTGGTGCACAACGCGCACCGGTACGGCACGCCGAA
This portion of the Agromyces rhizosphaerae genome encodes:
- the pyrF gene encoding orotidine-5'-phosphate decarboxylase: MASFGTRLGESFDRFGRLCVGIDPHAGLLDAWGLPASGAGVREFGLRVVDAMAGRVGICKPQVAFFERFGSAGIAALERVLAEARGAGILVIADAKRGDIDSTMDAYARAWLEPGSPLEADALTVNPYQGLGNLAPTHRLAEQHEKGLFVLAATSNPEAAAIQRSVLQQGSREGSTVAAAICSGVAAWNAEEADAGEQPFGSTGVVIGATVDLRAAGIDPDAASTPRTPVLAPGFGHQGAELADLQDTFGAWTAGVIANESRSILAAGPDGIRDAIARRVEATAVSRG
- the gmk gene encoding guanylate kinase, which codes for MAEPVRSGPPAPPEVDRVAASRAAVAARRARAAVKASIADGGRSPLDVIRVAFEDASTPEATLRVTEFLTSVPAIGETKRVRIMRDLGIADAKRLGGLGRRQRLALRAFLAEWIAAHGGIGNRLVVLAGPTAVGKGTVASYIRRNHPDVMLSVSATTRAPRPGEVEGQSYYFVDDAEFDRLVAEDELLEWAVVHNAHRYGTPKAPVERAIADGNSVLLEIDIQGARSVRRAMPEATLIFLLPPTWDELVRRLVGRGTESPAEQQRRLETARVELAAVDEFDHTVVNHDVAEAAQNVVDLMRPRARGR